CAGATCAAGCAGTTTAAAATTGTATTTAATACCACAACTGAAGGATATAAAAAGGTTTCCGGACCTATCGGAATCATCAAACAGATGCCTGAAACTATAAACTGGGAGTTTTTCTGGGGTTTCACTGCAATGTTTTCGGTTTGGTTAGCTTTCCTTAATTTAATTCCGATTCCGGGGTTAGATGGTGGCCATGTGGTCTTCACGCTGTGGGAAATCATTACAGGCAAGCCAGTTCCGCAAAAAGTTTTGGAGAATGCACAGATGATTGGCGTGATATTTCTGCTTGGTTTGATGGTTTTGATCTTCGGAAACGACATCTTAAAATGGATAACCGGAAAATTTTAGAAACTTTCGCGAAATAATTTTGGCAATAATCAAAAAGTTTTTATATTTGCAAACGCTTAAAACAAAGAGCAACACTCCTCTTTAGCTCAGTTGGTTAGAGCATCTGACTGTTAATCAGAGGGTCCTTGGTTCGAGCCCAAGAAGAGGAGCAAAAACCATCACAGAAATGTGGTGGTTTTTTTTTGCTGAATCGCATGTTTTTCATTTACATCCTGCACTCAGGAAAATCAGACTTGTTATGTGGGCTACACTTCAAATATAAATTTGAGATTACGTCAGCATAATGAGCAAGATACATTCAGTACGTACACCCGGAAACACCGGCCATGGCTTCTGTGCGCGCTTTTTCAATGCGGTGAGGATGAAGGCGAGGCAATAAAGCTTGAGCGTTTTATCAAAAGACAACACAGCAGAAATTTCATCGAAAAGTTGATTGACCCGCATTTTGTGCCTACCGGTCCGCTTGCGAAGTTGGTTAGAGTCCCGCACGTGCGGGATTAATCAGAGGGTCCTTGGTTCGAGCCCAAGAAGAGGAGCAAAAACCATCACAGAAATGTGGTGGTTTTTTTGTGTCTTAACATTTCAAAAATAAAAACCTGCAGTATTGCCGCAGGTTCTGATCTTAAAATTTTAGAGCGTTTATCGCTTCTTCACTGCTCTCGCGATATTTATAATTACTTTCACTGCTTTTTCCATGCTTTCTAAGGCTACGTACTCGTAAGGTCCGTGGAAGTTTATTCCTCCCGCGAAAATGTTAGGGCAAGGCAATCCCATATAAGAAAGCTGCGCACCGTCTGTGCCTCCACGGATGGCTTTTATTTTAGGCGCTATGTTCGCGTCCTTCATCGCCTGTTCTGCAATGTCTATAATGTGCATCTTGCCTTCGAACTGCTGCTTCATATTACGGTATTGCTCTTTAATTTCAATCTCCGCGGTTCCTTCACCAAATTTTGAATTGAATTCTGCTACCTTTTCGGTAATTACTTTTTTTCGGTTTTCGAATTTTTCCTCGTCGTGATCGCGGATGATGTACTGAATAATGGCTTCCGAAACGTCAGATTTTAGGTCTGTCAGATGATAAAAACCGTCAAAACCTTTTGTGGTGGAGGGAGTTTCGTTTTCGGGCAGCATTTTAATAAACTCTGCAGCTAAAAGTGATGCGTTTACCATTTGTCCGAATGCATAACCCGGATGAACGCTCAATCCATGAATTTTAACCACGGCTGCTGCTGCGTTGAAGTTTTCATATTCAAGCTCGCCAACTTCGCTGCCGTCCATTGTGTACGCCCATTCGGCTCCGAATTTTGCGACGTCAAATTTATGGGCACCGCGCCCGATTTCTTCATCCGGAGTAAAACCAATGGCAATTTTACCATGTTTAATTTCGGGATGCGCAAGCAGAAATTCGGCTGCGGTTACTATTTCTGCAACACCGGCTTTGTCATCGGCGCCCAAAAGTGTGGTTCCATCCGTAGTGATTAGTGTTTTTCCGACGTAATTTTTTAAGCTTTTGAATTTGTCAGGCGAAAGCGTGAATCCTGTTTCTTTGTTCAGAACTAAGTC
This window of the Flavobacteriaceae bacterium 3519-10 genome carries:
- a CDS encoding peptidase T, with the translated sequence MKTIEFDLEWKLKLQNRFITYAKMYSTSDPESETTPSTERQWQIARYLYDEMVQLGLSDVSIDDNGYIYAYVPSNLEQDDEPVVGFIAHYDTSPDFNGENVKPQIWDDYDGGDLVLNKETGFTLSPDKFKSLKNYVGKTLITTDGTTLLGADDKAGVAEIVTAAEFLLAHPEIKHGKIAIGFTPDEEIGRGAHKFDVAKFGAEWAYTMDGSEVGELEYENFNAAAAVVKIHGLSVHPGYAFGQMVNASLLAAEFIKMLPENETPSTTKGFDGFYHLTDLKSDVSEAIIQYIIRDHDEEKFENRKKVITEKVAEFNSKFGEGTAEIEIKEQYRNMKQQFEGKMHIIDIAEQAMKDANIAPKIKAIRGGTDGAQLSYMGLPCPNIFAGGINFHGPYEYVALESMEKAVKVIINIARAVKKR